The proteins below come from a single Plantactinospora sp. KBS50 genomic window:
- a CDS encoding XRE family transcriptional regulator produces MDLALQLLEQLCLDLRQLRLQAGGPSLRDLSDLVGISKSQLGSILSGQVRRLPDWDVVKGLVEAVRRYGADRGRLGQLSLTTGVEEFWRPRYAAVEHAFSYRQIQRSETLRIPEPDPPEPHPPVVPHQLPPAASHISGRSSELTALDAVLAQDLPAGCAVIAVLGGMAGVGKTALAVHWAHRVAGRFPDGQLYVNLRGCDPDGPPMSPDAVVREFLTALGVRAGQLPSTAAARVALYRSLLYERRMLLVLDNANAVEQVRPLLPASPGCLVLVTSRSRMAGLIAADGARPVMLDVLADDAAGDLLARRLGAHRVAAEPRAVRNVVERCGGLPLALVLVAARALTHPGVALDTLAFRLFDGGREPNALASDPATELWAAFSWSYRTLSPPAARLFRLLSLHQGRDVSAAAAASLAALPLAEATLRLSELGEVALVTERRPGWYALHGLVGAYAGDLAAHTDPEDARRAAAVRLLDHYVHSARAAASLLDAGDDPNPVPLAPPAAGVTPEPRYTDRSPATAWFDERRPVLQTMLHHAIGAGFAAHAWHLAWSLDAYLVRGGHRSDRVDIWQVALRAAERLGDPDARTMARRRLAAASVRLDRPVEVLAHSERALVPHQRRGGTRHSGLDGEVSSPASPGRDRAQPTG; encoded by the coding sequence ATGGACTTGGCGCTTCAGTTGCTAGAGCAACTATGCCTGGACCTACGGCAACTCCGACTCCAAGCGGGTGGCCCCAGCCTGCGTGACCTGTCCGACCTCGTGGGCATCAGCAAGAGCCAGCTGGGATCGATCCTGTCCGGGCAGGTCCGCCGGCTGCCCGACTGGGACGTGGTCAAGGGGCTGGTGGAAGCCGTCCGCAGGTACGGCGCCGATCGCGGCCGGCTCGGCCAACTGTCGTTGACCACCGGCGTGGAGGAGTTCTGGCGGCCGCGTTACGCCGCTGTCGAACATGCGTTCAGCTACCGGCAGATCCAGCGCTCCGAGACACTGCGGATCCCCGAACCGGATCCGCCCGAGCCGCATCCGCCGGTCGTACCGCACCAGCTGCCGCCCGCCGCGTCGCACATCAGCGGCCGGTCGTCCGAGCTGACCGCGTTGGACGCGGTGCTCGCCCAGGACCTGCCGGCCGGCTGCGCGGTGATCGCGGTCCTCGGCGGCATGGCCGGGGTGGGAAAGACGGCGCTGGCCGTGCACTGGGCCCACCGGGTCGCCGGCCGCTTCCCCGACGGGCAGCTGTACGTCAACCTCCGCGGGTGCGATCCGGACGGGCCGCCGATGTCCCCCGACGCGGTCGTGCGGGAGTTCCTGACCGCCCTCGGCGTGCGGGCCGGACAGCTTCCCTCGACCGCGGCGGCGCGGGTCGCCCTCTACCGCTCCCTGCTCTACGAGCGCCGGATGCTGTTGGTGCTGGACAACGCGAACGCGGTCGAGCAGGTGCGGCCCCTCCTGCCGGCGAGCCCGGGGTGCCTGGTCCTGGTGACCAGCCGGAGCCGGATGGCTGGTCTGATCGCCGCCGACGGTGCCCGCCCGGTGATGCTCGACGTGCTGGCCGACGACGCGGCCGGCGACCTGCTGGCACGCCGCCTCGGGGCACACCGGGTGGCCGCCGAGCCGCGCGCGGTCCGCAACGTCGTCGAGCGGTGCGGCGGGCTGCCGCTGGCGCTGGTCCTCGTCGCCGCCCGGGCGCTGACCCACCCCGGCGTGGCCCTGGACACGCTGGCGTTCCGCCTCTTCGACGGCGGCCGCGAACCGAACGCGCTCGCCAGCGATCCGGCCACCGAACTCTGGGCGGCGTTCTCCTGGTCGTACCGGACGCTCAGCCCGCCGGCCGCCCGGCTGTTCCGGCTGCTGAGCCTGCACCAGGGACGGGACGTCAGTGCGGCCGCGGCCGCCAGCCTGGCCGCCCTCCCGCTGGCCGAGGCGACCCTCCGGCTCTCCGAACTCGGCGAGGTGGCCCTGGTCACCGAGCGGAGGCCGGGCTGGTACGCGCTGCACGGCCTGGTCGGCGCCTACGCCGGCGACCTCGCCGCGCACACCGATCCCGAGGACGCCCGGCGCGCCGCGGCGGTCCGGCTGCTCGACCACTACGTCCACAGCGCGCGGGCCGCGGCGTCCCTGTTGGACGCCGGCGACGATCCGAACCCGGTGCCGCTCGCCCCGCCGGCCGCCGGCGTCACCCCCGAACCGCGGTACACCGACCGGTCGCCGGCGACGGCCTGGTTCGACGAGCGGCGACCCGTGCTCCAGACCATGCTGCACCACGCGATCGGCGCCGGGTTCGCCGCCCACGCCTGGCACCTGGCCTGGAGCCTGGACGCGTACCTGGTGCGCGGCGGCCACCGGTCCGACCGCGTGGACATCTGGCAGGTCGCGCTGCGCGCCGCGGAGCGACTCGGCGACCCCGACGCCCGGACGATGGCCCGCCGTCGCCTGGCGGCCGCCTCCGTGCGACTCGACCGGCCGGTCGAGGTCCTCGCGCACAGCGAGCGCGCCCTCGTGCCCCACCAGCGTCGTGGCGGTACCCGGCACTCCGGCCTCGATGGCGAGGTCAGCTCGCCCGCTTCTCCAGGTCGGGACCGCGCCCAGCCGACTGGATGA
- a CDS encoding MFS transporter: MGLGLGRDFNRLWLSQGLSNTADGLVSAAMPLLAVAITRDPLLIGGMTVANFLPWLLFTLPSGELADRIDRRLIMVAGNAFRAVAFGLLVLALFADLHSIVILYLAVFLSGAAETMVDNAALTVPPRLVERKDLERANGRLFAVQSAINTFVGPPVGAALFAVSAWLVFTTGAGLFAIAALALITLPRLLPTAGDVNNSRPTPGSIARNIRAGWSYFWNHRLLRRVAFISASINGFGAATGGLIVLVATGPLGITPAWWGVFIAVPAVGSIAGSLIASRLVRTIGGGPVTWLAALVPAATYAAFGLSTSVVLVEIFLFCSAVATAMNQIVVSTLRQASVPDELLGRVTAAYRLIVLGVVPVGALLGGALAHWRGTSATFIAASIGLTLAALVFASRVTTRGLREAEQAGSAATDTPSARTDQDDSGPGESADAEVVTQQT, encoded by the coding sequence ATGGGCTTGGGCCTGGGGCGTGATTTCAACCGCCTGTGGTTGTCACAGGGCCTGTCAAACACGGCTGACGGCCTGGTGTCGGCGGCCATGCCGCTGCTGGCCGTGGCGATCACCCGGGACCCGCTGCTGATCGGCGGGATGACCGTGGCGAACTTCCTGCCGTGGCTGCTGTTCACCCTGCCGTCCGGCGAACTCGCCGACCGCATCGACCGGCGCCTCATCATGGTCGCCGGCAACGCGTTCCGCGCGGTCGCGTTCGGTCTGCTCGTCCTGGCGTTGTTCGCCGACCTGCACAGCATCGTCATCCTCTACCTGGCGGTGTTCCTCTCCGGCGCGGCCGAGACGATGGTCGACAACGCGGCGCTGACGGTTCCGCCGCGCCTGGTCGAACGCAAGGATCTTGAGCGGGCGAACGGACGCCTGTTCGCCGTCCAGTCGGCGATCAACACGTTCGTCGGCCCGCCGGTGGGCGCCGCGCTGTTCGCGGTGTCGGCGTGGTTGGTGTTCACCACCGGTGCCGGGCTGTTCGCGATCGCCGCGCTGGCCCTGATCACACTGCCCCGGCTGCTGCCGACGGCGGGCGACGTCAACAACTCCCGGCCCACCCCCGGCTCCATCGCGCGCAACATCCGGGCCGGCTGGTCCTACTTCTGGAACCACAGGCTGCTGCGCCGGGTGGCGTTCATCTCCGCCTCGATCAACGGCTTCGGAGCCGCCACCGGCGGTCTGATCGTGCTCGTGGCGACCGGGCCGCTCGGGATCACCCCGGCGTGGTGGGGCGTCTTCATCGCGGTACCGGCGGTGGGCTCCATCGCCGGCTCGTTGATCGCGTCGAGGCTGGTCCGGACGATCGGCGGTGGTCCGGTGACCTGGCTCGCGGCCCTGGTGCCCGCGGCCACCTACGCCGCGTTCGGCCTCAGCACCAGCGTCGTGCTCGTCGAGATCTTCCTGTTCTGCAGTGCGGTGGCGACCGCGATGAACCAGATCGTGGTCAGCACGCTGCGCCAGGCGTCGGTGCCCGACGAGCTGCTGGGCCGGGTCACCGCCGCCTATCGCCTGATCGTGCTCGGCGTCGTACCGGTGGGCGCGTTGCTGGGCGGGGCGCTGGCGCACTGGCGGGGAACGTCGGCCACGTTCATCGCCGCCAGCATCGGGCTGACGCTCGCCGCGCTGGTGTTCGCCTCGCGGGTGACGACGCGGGGTCTCCGCGAGGCCGAGCAGGCCGGCTCCGCGGCGACGGACACGCCCTCGGCCAGGACCGACCAGGACGACTCCGGCCCAGGCGAGTCCGCGGACGCGGAGGTGGTCACCCAGCAGACGTGA
- a CDS encoding GNAT family N-acetyltransferase → MSELVASVVGPDDWPGVERFFGPKGLVEHCFCQYFRLTRKDYSACRSAGRRDRLAELITTGERVGVLGSIDEVPVGWIGVGPRLGFARLRTSRAAKLLPGDDPARIWSIVCVYLAREQRHRGLLQVLINRAVEWARDEKADLIEAYPEDDRDPAARIDPRSFRGRVTTFEACGFTVVEPRLQHRALIRKDLR, encoded by the coding sequence GTGAGTGAGCTGGTGGCATCTGTGGTCGGCCCGGACGACTGGCCGGGGGTGGAGCGTTTCTTCGGCCCGAAAGGGCTGGTCGAACACTGTTTCTGCCAGTACTTCCGACTGACACGGAAGGACTACTCCGCATGCCGATCGGCGGGACGCCGGGACCGTCTCGCCGAACTGATCACCACCGGCGAGCGGGTCGGCGTCCTCGGTTCGATCGACGAGGTACCGGTGGGCTGGATCGGGGTCGGTCCCCGGCTGGGCTTCGCGCGGCTGCGCACCTCCCGCGCGGCGAAGCTGCTCCCGGGGGACGACCCGGCGCGCATCTGGTCCATCGTCTGCGTCTACCTGGCGCGTGAGCAGCGGCACCGGGGACTGCTCCAGGTGCTGATCAACCGGGCCGTGGAATGGGCGCGGGACGAGAAGGCCGACCTGATCGAGGCCTATCCCGAGGACGACCGGGACCCGGCGGCCCGGATCGACCCGCGCAGCTTCCGCGGCCGGGTCACCACGTTCGAGGCCTGTGGATTCACCGTCGTCGAGCCCAGGTTGCAACACCGGGCGCTGATTCGCAAAGACCTTCGATAG